GGCCGTCGCAATGCGACGGTGGATCTCCGCACCGATGCGGTCGCGCGCGGCGCCCACCGCGGGATCGGCGCCCCCGCCGAGTAGCGCGATGGTGCACGCCGCGCCGACCTCGGGTTCGTCGGCGACCACCAACGCCAGATGGCGCAACACCTTGTCCACCCGAACCGGCATGGGGTCGTTGACGTCCGTAAAGAACGGGACCTGTTGCACCAGGTCCAGATACACCTCGGCGATCAAGTGGTTTTTCGACGAGAAGTAGGTGTAAGCAGTGGCCGGAGCGACCTTGGCCCGGGCCGCGACGGCGCGCACCGTCAGGTCGGCGTACGACTTCTCGCGCAGGGTTTCGATGCCGGCCGCAAGCACCTTGCGGAAGGTCTCCTCTTGGCGGCGATTGCGCGGCGCCTGACCGGTTGACTGCTCGGCCTGGGCTGTGGCCGTAACCAGGGCATCGCTGGACACATGTCCAAGCTATCGGACAGAAGGCACGCGAAGCAAGCCTGCCGATTAAATACGCTGCTCAATGAGTATTTATGCTGCGGAGGACGCCGGTTTCGAGATCGGCTCTTGCACCGCCGATGGCCCGACGGCTATGGTGCCATGGGAGATTATCGGACAACTGTCCATTCGAATGGGCGTATCGATTTCGTCCCTTGGAATTGCCATGCATAGACGGGAGCGAGAGATGGCCTTGTTGGCCGACGGCGTCAGTGAACTCTTCATCGACGGCAAGATGTCGCCCGGCGCTGCCGGTACCTTCCCCACGATCAATCCGGCGACGGAGGAAGTGCTGGGAGTCGCGGCCGACGCCGACGCCGACGATATGAGCCGCGCGATCGATGCCGCGCGCCGCGCCTTCGACGAGACGGACTGGTCACGCAACACCGAACTGCGGGTGCGGTGTGTGCGCCAGCTGCGCGAGGCGATGCTGCAGCATCTCGAAGAGCTGCGCGACATGACCATCGCCGAGGTCGGCGCGCCCCGGATGCTCACCGGGATCGCTCAGCTCGAAGTCCCGGTCAACGACCTGGCGTTCGCGGCCGATACCGCCGAATCCTACGAGTACAACCAGGATCTCGGCGAGGCCAAGCCGATGGGTATCCCCACCCGGCGCACCATCGCCCGTGAGGCCGTCGGTGTCGTCGGTGCCATCACGCCGTGGAACTTTCCTCACCAGATCAACCTCGCCAAGATCGGGCCGGCCCTGGCGGCCGGCAACACCGTCGTCCTGAAGCCGGCTCCTGACACTCCCTGGTGTGCCGCCGTGCTGGGCGAGCTGATCGCCGAGCACACCGACTTTCCTCCCGGTGTGATCAACATCGTCACCTCCAGTGACCACAGTGTGGGTGCCATGTTGTCCAAAGACCCTCGGGTGGACATGGTTTCGTTCACCGGATCGACGGCCACCGGCCGCGCCGTGATGGCCGACGGCGCCGCGACCATCAAGAGGGTCTTCCTCGAACTGGGCGGCAAGTCGGCGTTCATCGTCCTCGACGACGCCGACCTGGCCGGCGCGGTGGGCGTGGCGGGCTTCTCGGTGTGCATGCACGCCGGGCAGGGCTGCGCGATCACCACCCGGCTGGTGGTACCGCGGGCCAAGTACGACGAAGCCGTCTCCATCGCGGCGGCGACGATGGGCGGCATCAAGGCCGGCGATCCCACCGACCCCGGAACCATCTGCGGCCCAGTGATTTCCGCGCGCCAGCGCGATCGGATCCAGGGCTACCTCGACTCGGCGATCGCCGAGGGCGGGACGTTCGCCTGCGGAGGCGGCCGGCCGGCCGACCGCGAGGTCGGTTTCTTCATCGAGCCCACCCTGATCGCCGGACTGGGCAACGACGCACGCGTCGCACGCGAGGAGATCTTTGGACCGGTCCTGACGGTGATACCGCACGACGGCGACGACGACGCCGTGCGCATCGCCAACGACTCGGCATACGGGTTGTCGGGCACCGTGTTCGGCACCGACCCGGAGCGGGCCGCCCGGGCCGCCGCGCGGGTGCGCGCCGGAACCATCAATGTCAATGGCGGCGTGTGGTATTCGGCGGATGCCCCGTTCGGTGGGTACAAGCAATCCGGAAACGGCCGCGAGATGGGCCTGGCCGGGTTCGAGGAGTACTTGGAAACCAAGACCATTGCGACAGCGGTTTAACCAGAGGAGCTTGAAGCACATGCGATTTGAAAACAAGGTCGCCATCGTCACCGGGTCGGGCGGTGGTATCGGCCAGGCGTATGTCGAGGCGCTGGCCCGTGAGGGAGCGGCCGTGGTCGTTGCGGATATCAACGTGGCGGGTGCCGAGAAGGTGGCCGACGGGATTGTGGGTGAGGGCGGTACCGCGCTTGCCCTGCAAGTCGATGTGTCGGATCCGGCGTCGGCCAAGGAGATGGCCGACCGCACGCTGGCCGAGTTCGGCGGTATCGACTACCTGGTGAACAACGCGGCGATCTTCGGCGGCATGAAGCTCGACTTCCTGATCACCGTCGACCCGGAATACTACAAGAAGTTCATGAGCGTGAACCTCGACGGTGCGCTGTGGTGCACCCGCGCGGTGTACAAGAAGATGGCCAAACGTGGCGGCGGAGCAATCGTCAACCAGTCGTCCACCGCAGCCTGGCTGTACTCGAACTTCTACGGGTTGGCCAAGGTCGGGATCAACGGGCTCACCCAGCAACTGGCCACCGAACTCGGGGGTCAGAACATTCGGATCAACGCCATTGCGCCGGGCCCGATCGATACCGAGGCCAACCGGTCCACCACGCCGCAGGAGATGGTCGCCGACATCGTCAAGGGAATTCCCTTGTCGCGCATGGGACAGCCCGAGGACCTCGTCGGCATGTGCCTGTTCCTGCTGTCCGACGAGGCGTCCTGGATCACCGGGCAGATCTTCAACGTCGACGGCGGACAGATCTTCCGGTCATGACCGAACATGTGAAGCTCGGGTACATCGGGTTGGGCAATATGGGCGCCCCGATGGCCACGAAGATGACCGAATGGCCGGGCGGGGTAACGGTTTACGACATTCGCAGCGAGGCGATGACGCCGCTGATCGAAAAGGGCGCCGGCATCGCCGACAGCGTCGCCGACGTTGCTGTCGCCGACATCGTCCACATCACCGTGCTCAACGACGACCAGGTGCGTGAGGTCGTGGCGGAGTTGGCCGCACACGCCAAGCCCGGCACCGTCATTGCGATCCACTCGACGATCAGCGACACCACCGCCGTCGAGCTGGCGGCCGAGCTCAAACCGCACGGCATCCATGTTGTCGACGCGCCCGTCAGCGGCGGGGCCGCCGCGGCGGCCAAGGGCGAACTCGCCACGATGGTGGGCGCCGAGCGCGAGGTGTACGAGCGGATCAAGCCGGCATTCAAGCACTGGGCGGCTGTCGTCATCCACGCCGGCGATCCCGGTGCGGGCACCCGAATGAAGCTGGCGCGCAACATGTTGACGTTCACCTCGTACGTCGCGGCGTGCGAGGCGATGAAACTCGCCGAGGCGGCAGGCCTGGATCTGCAGGCACTGGGCCGGGTGGTGCGCCACACCGACGCACTCACCAGCGGGCCGGGAGCGATCATGGTGCGCGAAGACATGAAAGACCTTGAGCCGGGCAACTTCCTGTACGAGCCTTTCCTGCACACCCGCGGGCTCGGTGAGAAGGACCTGAGCCTGGCGCTCGCCCTGGGCGAGGCCGTATCGGTTGACCTGCCGCTTGCTCAACTGGCGTACCAGCGCCTGGCCGCCGGCCTTGGGGTACCGCACACAGAGAAAGAGGCGTAATGGACGAGCTGCGCAGCAAGGGCCTCGAAAAAATGAACGAGGTCTACGGCTGGGAGATGCCCAACATCGAGGGCGACCCGTACTTCGACCTGACCGTCGACCATCTCTTCGGCAGCATCTGGACGCGGCCGGGGTTGTCGATGCGCGACAAGCGCCTGATGACGCTGACGGCGGTCACCGCGATCGGGAACCGCGACCTGGCCGAGATCCAGATCAACGCAGCACTTCTCAACGGCGAACTCAGCGAGACCGAGCTGAAGGAGATGGCTGTCTTCCTCACTCACTATCTCGGGTTCCCGCTGGGATCGGCACTCAACGGCGCCGTCGATGCCGTCGTGGCCAAGCGCAAGAAGGCCGCGGCCAAGGGCGCCGGCGAGGACAAGAAGGCCAATGTCGAGGGTGCGCTGAAGATGCACTCGGGAAAGAACGACGGCTAGGACTGCTCGCCGTCTGAATCCGCGGTCAGTAGGGCTGGCCGCCTTCGGGCATCACGTAATCCGAGGGCGCTCCGAAGACACCGTTGATCGTGGTGCCGCCATTGATCATTCCCGCGGCCATGTCCAGCATGCTCTGGGGGAAGCCGAGACTCGGCTTGGTCAGCTTGTCGAGCCGGGCCAGTTCCTCGGCGGACAGGTGCACGTCGACCGCGCGGACGTTGTCGTCGAGCTGTGCGAGCCGGCGTGCCCCGATGATGATCGACGAGACCGCGGTCTGTGCATGCACCCACGCCAGCGCCACGGCGGCAACGTTCGTCTGGTGCGCTTTGGCGATGACCTCGAGTTCGTCGATGACCGCGTAGGTCCGCTCGGTGAGCGAGCTCGCGACCAGCGCGCCACGATCGGCGTTGTGCTGACCGGCATTTCGTCGGGTGTACTTGCCGCTGAGTACACCGCTCTTCAGCGGCGACCACGGTGTGATGCCGAGGCCGAATTCGCTGGCCATCGGAACCAGCTCCCGCTCGACGGTGCGTTCGAGCAGCGAGTACTCGATCTGCAGGCCGATGAAGGACGACCAGCCGCGGAACCGGGCGATCAGGTTGGCCTCGACGATCTTCCACGCCGGGGTGTCCGACACGCCGATGTAGCGAACCTTGCCGGCCGTAACGAGGTCGTCGAGAGCCGCCATCGTCTCCTCGATCGGAGTGTTCTTGTCCCACATGTGCAGCCAGTACAGGTCGATGTAGTCGGTTTGCAGCCGCCGCAAAGAGTTCTCGCAGGCGCTGATCAGCGATTTGCGGCCCGCGCCACCACCATTGGGGTCACCCGGGTACAGATTGCCGCTGAACTTCGTCGCGATCACCAGGCGATCGCGCCGCGCTGCGTGGCGTCCGACGTGGTCGCCGATGATCTTTTCGGAGTGGCTGCGGGTGTAGAAGTTGGCGGTGTCGATGAAGTTGCCGCCGAGCTCGGTGTAGCGATCGATGATCTGCTGCGACTCTTCCACGCTGGTGCCCCAGCCGAGGTCTTCGCCGAACGTCATCGCGCCCAGGCACAGGGGGCTGACGCGCAGGCCGGACCGTCCCAGTGTCACGTATTGATCCAGAGGCATGATGGCCACTCCTGGTAGATTGTTCGGATATGAGGTTGTTCATTACTAAACTAGTTCGCTGCTGAACGATCTGGCAAGTCGATGTCTGCGGTTGATGCGGCCAAGATCTGGTCACTGAACTATCGGGTACTGCTCTCGGTCATATCGTGCGCCGAGGCCGACATCTGCGCGCTGGGGCTCGAGTCCAAAGAGCTGTTCCTGCTCGCCGAGATCGACGAGCATCCCTACCCGGCCGAGTTGGCCGCGGCGTTGAGCATGCCCAAGGCGACGGTGACGTTGTATCTGAAGCGACTCGAAGCCGCCGGCTTCGTGCGCCGCGAGATCGACCCGGCGGATTTGCGCCGCCATCGGTTGCAGCCGACCCCGGCCGGGCGCCAAGCTGCCGCGAATGGGCTGGCGCTGCTGTCCGCCGAGTTCGACAAGCGCCTTGGACGTCTGACGGCAGCGCAGCAAAAGGACCTCAAGAACCTGCTCGAGAAGATCCTGTAACGCCGTGCCGCTAGTCTGACCTGTCGTGCGCGTTCTGGTGATCGGCTCCGGTGCCCGGGAACATGCCCTGCTGCTGGCTCTCAGTAGAGATCCGCAGGTCACGGGGCTAGCCATTGCTCCCGGCAACGCCGGCACCGGCAGGTTGGCCGAGCAACACGACGTCGACATCACCTCCGGCGCGGGCGTCGTCGCGCTGGCCCGCGAGGTCCGGGCCGACCTTGTCGTCATCGGCCCCGAAGTCCCGTTGGTGCTCGGGGTCGCCGATGCCGTACGCGCCGCGGGTATCGCGTGCTTCGGGCCCGGCAAGGACGCCGCTCGCATCGAGGGATCCAAGGCCTTCGCCAAGGAGGTCATGGCGGCCGCCGGGGTGCCGACCGCTTCGAGCGAAATCGTGGACAATCCGGCGCATTTGGATGCGGCCCTCGGTCGCTTCGGGCCGCCGGCGGGTGAGCCGGCCTGGGTGGTCAAGGACGATTCCCTGGCGGCCGGTAAGGGCGTCGTAGTCACGCCTGATCGCGACGCCGCCCGCGCCCATGGCGCGAGCTTGCTCGAGTCCGGTCATCCCGTGTTGCTGGAGTCCTTCCTCGACGGGCCCGAGGTTTCGTTGTTCTGTGTGGTCGACGGCGAGACGGTGGTGCCGCTGCTGCCGGCACAGGATTTCAAGCGGGTGGGCAACGGTGACGCGGGCCCGAACACCGGTGGCATGGGCGCCTACGCGCCGTTGCCGTGGCTGCCCGCCGATGTGTGCCGCGACATCGTCAGCGGGATCGTCGAACCCGTTGCCGCCGAGATGGTTCGGCGTGGGTGCCCATTCTCTGGATTGCTCTATGTAGGCCTCGCGATCACCGCGAAGGGGCCCGCGGTGGTCGAATTCAATTGCCGCTTCGGCGATCCGGAGACCCAAGCCGTGCTGGCCCTGCTGGAGTCTCCGCTCGGACAGCTACTGCACGCCGCCAGTACCGGCGCGCTGGCCGGCTTCGGCGAGTTGCGCTGGCGAGACGGTGCGGCCGTGACCGTGGTGCTGGCCGCCGAAAACTATCCCGGGCGCCCGCGGGTCGGCGACGTCATCGCCGGATCCGAAGCCGACGGCGTGCTCCACGCCGGGACAGCGCGGCGCGACGACGGCGCGATCGTCTCGTCGGGCGGACGCGTGCTGTCCGTGGTGGGCACCGGCGCCGATCTGACCGGTGCGCGGGCGCACGCGTACCGGATTCTCGACTCAATTCGGCTGCCGGGCAGCCACTTCCGCACTGATATCGGATTGTTGGCCCAAGAAGGAAAAATCCACGTTTAGAACGCCGCTGCCTGCCCGTCCCGGCGCGGATCGCTGGCGGCGAGATACCCGTCGTCGAGGCGCCAGATCGCCTGGCAGCTGCCGAATGCGTTGTAGTCGTCCACGGTGAGCAAGTCGTGCCCGCGCCGGCGCAGCTCGTCGAGCGTCGACGGTGGGAAGCCCTGCTCGCAGCTGACCTGCATGCCCTGCACCCAGCGGAACCGCGGGCCGTCGCAGGCCGCTTGCGGATTCTGGCCGTAGTCGGCGATGCGGACCAACACCTGCACGTGGCCCTGGGGTTGCATCGGACCGCCCATCACCCCGAAGCTCATCACCGGGGCGCCGTCCTTGGTGACAAAGCCCGGAATGATCGTCTGGTAAGGCCGCTTGTTCGGCCCGACTTGGTTCGGATGTCCTTGATTCGCAACGAAACCCGCTCCGCGGTTCTGCAGTGAGATTCCCGTGCCCGGCACCACCACGCCGGAGCCGAACCCCAGGTAGTTCGACTGGATCATCGACACCATCACGCCCGATGCGTCGGCCGCGGTGAGATAGACGGTGCCCCCCGCCGGGGTGCCCGCCGATGCGGGTTTGGCCCGATTGCGGTCGATCAGCGCGGCCCGCTGCTTCAGGTACTCGGTGTCCAGCAGGTCCTCGGGGCGCACCGCCATGTGGTCGATATCGGAGACGTAGGCTTGCGCGTCGGCGAAGGCCAGCTTGAGCGCTTCTATTTGCAGGTGCACGCTGTCCGCGGAATCCACTGGCAGCGAGGACATCTCGAAGTACTGAAGGATTCCCAGCGCGATCAACGCCACGATGCCTTGGCCGTTGGGCGGTATCTCGTGGACGGTGTAGCCGCGGTACGTTCCGCTGACCGTGCCCACCCAATCCGCCCGGTGGGCGGCGAGATCGCTGGCCCGCAATGCACCCCCGTTCGCCGTCGCGTGCGCTTCGAGTTGGGCCGCCAGGTTGCCGCGATAGAACGCCTCCCCGTTGGTGGCGGCGATCTTTTCGAGAGTGGCAGCGTGCTCGGGAAGCCGTACGCGCTCGCCGGGTTTCGGTGCCCGCCCGTCGGGCATAAACGCCGCGGCGAAGCCCGGCTGCGATTCGAACAGCGGCACCTGTGCGGCCCATTGCTCCGCGATCGTGGGTGAGACCGGAAAGCCGTTGCGGCCGTAGGAGATCGCCGGCTCGAAGAGGCGCTCGAAGGGGAGTCTGCCGAACTTGGTGTGCAACTCGACCCAAGCCGACACCGCTCCCGGCACGGTCACCGAATTCCAGCCCACCAGGGGAACACCGTTGCCGCCGAAGTACTCCGGTGTCCACGCCGCCGGCGAGCGGCCGGAAGCGTTCAGTCCGTGTAGCCGCTCGCCGTCCCAGACGATGGCGAAGGCATCCGAGCCGATGCCGTTGGACACCGGCTCCACCACGGTCAGCGCGATCGCGGTGGCAACGGCCGCGTCGGCGGCAGTGCCGCCCTCGGCGAGCATCCGAAGACCCGCTTGGGCGGCAAGCGGTTGCGAGGTGCACACGACGTTCCCTCCCAGAACGGGCTTGCGTGGCCAGGCGTATGGGAGGTTCCAGTCGAACGGCGTGCTCACCCACGCGAGCGTAACGCCACGGGGAATTTCGGAGCGATATTGCAGCGTGCGGTAACGCTCGCGACCGAAGGCGGGCGTCCTACCCCGTCAGTAGCGGTGCCAGCCAGGTCAGTTCGGCCGGCAGCTGCGAGCTCCAGAACGCGGGGTTGTGCCCGCCGGGCGAGAAACCGCCCGCGGGCGGATTCGGCAGCTGGGCGATGAACTGCTTGGTCGCGTCGTAGAACGGATCACTGTCGCCGCAGTCGATCCGGATCGGAATGGAAGCCAGCGCGGGCATTCCGAACACCGAATTCGCCGCGAAGTCGTCGGGACCGTCGAAAGCGCCGGGCGCGGCCGCACCGGAGGACATCCACAGCGCCGGGCTCACCGCGCAGATCGCCGCGGTGCGCGCGGGGCCGAGCCGGCCGCCGAGCAGCAGTGCGCCGTAGCCACCCATCGACCAGCCCAGGAATGCCACCCGCGAGGTGTCCAGCCGCTGGCTGTCCAGCATCGGAATCAGCTCGCTCAGCACCATCGCACCGGAGTCTTCGCCCGACGACCGCTTGTGCCAATAGCCGCCGCCACCGTCGACGGCGACGACCGCGAACGGCGGTAGCCCCGCATTGACGGCCTGGGCCAGACCCTGCTCGACACCGCCGGCCATCACCGTGGCCGCGTCACTGCCCTTGCCGTGCAGCGCGATAACCGGACGCAGTGCCTTGGTCTGTCCCGGTGGCCGGGCGATCGCCCAGTTGGTCGATATCCCGCCACGCGCCGCGGAGGTGAAAGCACCCGTTGTCATCGTCGGCGCCGGGTCCCCGGGAGGAGCCGGTTCCAGCGGCGCGGTCGGCGGTGCCAACGGAACCTGCGTGCTGGCGCTCGAAACCGGGATGCTGCGAGTTGTTCTGGTGTGTAATAGGTTGTCGAGCGCAAACGCGCCCGCTGCTCCTATGGCCGCGCTGGCACCAAGACTGAGCACCGCGCGACGGCTCAAGTCGGGCATGCGGGCCATCATGCCATGTCGGTCTGGCGGGCCGTTTAGCGGAAATGGCAATGCAGTACCACTTTGGCTGGCACGATGGCTAGTCGTGACTGCAGCGGTTACTCCGAAAGGAGAACGTCGACGGTATGCGCTGGTGAGCGCTGCCGCCGAGCTGCTTGCCGAGGGCGGGTTCGAAGCGGTGCGGCACCGAGCGGTCGCACAGCGTGCCGGCCTGCCCTTGGCGTCCACTACTTATTACTTCTCGTCCCTGGACGATTTGATCGCGCGCGCGGTCGAACACATCGCGATGATCGAGGTTGCGCAGCTGCGAGCGCGGGTCAACGCGTTGTCCCGCCGGCGCCGGGGGCCCGAGACCACCGCCGAGGTACTGGTCGACCTACTGGTGGGTGACCTCTCCGATCAGACCCTCGTCGAGCAGCTGATTTCGCGATACGAACGCAACATCGCCTGCACCCGCCTGACCGCGTTGCGCGAAACCATGCGCCGCAGCCTGCGTCAGCGCGCCGATGCGGTCGCCGAGGCGATCGAGCGGTCCGGGCGAGCCGTGCGTATCGGGCTGATCTGCACCCTGATCTGCGCGGTCGACGGCTCGGTGGTCTCCGCGCTGGTCGAGGGGCGCGATCCGCGTACCGCTGCAATGGGCACGGTGATCGACATCATCGACGTGCTCGCACCCATCGACGAGCGACCGGTGCGGATCTGACGTTCATTGCCTGGTCAGATCGGTAGGCAGGGACGGCGTGACGATGTATCCGCTGGCCAAGTCCCCGTAAATCGTGATCCGGGCCGGGCAACGCTGGGCGTATAAGGCCACATAGGCGCAGACCACCGCGTCGACCGGGTCTTCGGCGCGACGCAGCTCGCTCTTGCGCTGCGCGCTGGTCACTTGTTTGCGCAGCGCGACCCAGTCGGGGTGATCGGCGACGCGCATCGGCACGTCGGTGTAGGCAAGCCGCTCGACCCCGTCCATCAGCAGCAGTAACTCGGACTTGAGCCGCTCGACGGTGCGGCCGGGCTTGGCCTTGTACTTCAGGGTTCTTTCCAGCCGGAACAACGCGACGGTCGCCGCGTGCGGGTAGACCTCGATTGCGCGCCGCACGGTCGCGGAGTGTGGATTCATGTCGAGGCTCAGCGCCTGGGCCAGCCGCGCCCCACGGGGCCCGTTGGCGAATTCGGGTTTTCCGGTGTTGGCCGGATGTGCGCCGGCTTCGAATCTGCGGAAGTCGCGGTTGAGCGCCGTCTCGGCCGGGCGCTGACCGGTGCGGTTGTTCACCACCAGCGGTGCGTCGAATCCGACCGCGCAATCGCCCTGCACGTAC
The Mycobacterium sp. 050128 genome window above contains:
- the purD gene encoding phosphoribosylamine--glycine ligase, whose protein sequence is MRVLVIGSGAREHALLLALSRDPQVTGLAIAPGNAGTGRLAEQHDVDITSGAGVVALAREVRADLVVIGPEVPLVLGVADAVRAAGIACFGPGKDAARIEGSKAFAKEVMAAAGVPTASSEIVDNPAHLDAALGRFGPPAGEPAWVVKDDSLAAGKGVVVTPDRDAARAHGASLLESGHPVLLESFLDGPEVSLFCVVDGETVVPLLPAQDFKRVGNGDAGPNTGGMGAYAPLPWLPADVCRDIVSGIVEPVAAEMVRRGCPFSGLLYVGLAITAKGPAVVEFNCRFGDPETQAVLALLESPLGQLLHAASTGALAGFGELRWRDGAAVTVVLAAENYPGRPRVGDVIAGSEADGVLHAGTARRDDGAIVSSGGRVLSVVGTGADLTGARAHAYRILDSIRLPGSHFRTDIGLLAQEGKIHV
- a CDS encoding TetR/AcrR family transcriptional regulator — translated: MTAAVTPKGERRRYALVSAAAELLAEGGFEAVRHRAVAQRAGLPLASTTYYFSSLDDLIARAVEHIAMIEVAQLRARVNALSRRRRGPETTAEVLVDLLVGDLSDQTLVEQLISRYERNIACTRLTALRETMRRSLRQRADAVAEAIERSGRAVRIGLICTLICAVDGSVVSALVEGRDPRTAAMGTVIDIIDVLAPIDERPVRI
- a CDS encoding aldehyde dehydrogenase, translated to MALLADGVSELFIDGKMSPGAAGTFPTINPATEEVLGVAADADADDMSRAIDAARRAFDETDWSRNTELRVRCVRQLREAMLQHLEELRDMTIAEVGAPRMLTGIAQLEVPVNDLAFAADTAESYEYNQDLGEAKPMGIPTRRTIAREAVGVVGAITPWNFPHQINLAKIGPALAAGNTVVLKPAPDTPWCAAVLGELIAEHTDFPPGVINIVTSSDHSVGAMLSKDPRVDMVSFTGSTATGRAVMADGAATIKRVFLELGGKSAFIVLDDADLAGAVGVAGFSVCMHAGQGCAITTRLVVPRAKYDEAVSIAAATMGGIKAGDPTDPGTICGPVISARQRDRIQGYLDSAIAEGGTFACGGGRPADREVGFFIEPTLIAGLGNDARVAREEIFGPVLTVIPHDGDDDAVRIANDSAYGLSGTVFGTDPERAARAAARVRAGTINVNGGVWYSADAPFGGYKQSGNGREMGLAGFEEYLETKTIATAV
- a CDS encoding NAD(P)-dependent oxidoreductase; this translates as MTEHVKLGYIGLGNMGAPMATKMTEWPGGVTVYDIRSEAMTPLIEKGAGIADSVADVAVADIVHITVLNDDQVREVVAELAAHAKPGTVIAIHSTISDTTAVELAAELKPHGIHVVDAPVSGGAAAAAKGELATMVGAEREVYERIKPAFKHWAAVVIHAGDPGAGTRMKLARNMLTFTSYVAACEAMKLAEAAGLDLQALGRVVRHTDALTSGPGAIMVREDMKDLEPGNFLYEPFLHTRGLGEKDLSLALALGEAVSVDLPLAQLAYQRLAAGLGVPHTEKEA
- a CDS encoding aldo/keto reductase, which encodes MAIMPLDQYVTLGRSGLRVSPLCLGAMTFGEDLGWGTSVEESQQIIDRYTELGGNFIDTANFYTRSHSEKIIGDHVGRHAARRDRLVIATKFSGNLYPGDPNGGGAGRKSLISACENSLRRLQTDYIDLYWLHMWDKNTPIEETMAALDDLVTAGKVRYIGVSDTPAWKIVEANLIARFRGWSSFIGLQIEYSLLERTVERELVPMASEFGLGITPWSPLKSGVLSGKYTRRNAGQHNADRGALVASSLTERTYAVIDELEVIAKAHQTNVAAVALAWVHAQTAVSSIIIGARRLAQLDDNVRAVDVHLSAEELARLDKLTKPSLGFPQSMLDMAAGMINGGTTINGVFGAPSDYVMPEGGQPY
- a CDS encoding TetR family transcriptional regulator gives rise to the protein MSSDALVTATAQAEQSTGQAPRNRRQEETFRKVLAAGIETLREKSYADLTVRAVAARAKVAPATAYTYFSSKNHLIAEVYLDLVQQVPFFTDVNDPMPVRVDKVLRHLALVVADEPEVGAACTIALLGGGADPAVGAARDRIGAEIHRRIATAIGPGADASTVSALEMTFFGALVQAASGQFTYHQIADRLAYVVSLILPGAGKTSQETRT
- a CDS encoding gamma-glutamyltransferase family protein codes for the protein MSTPFDWNLPYAWPRKPVLGGNVVCTSQPLAAQAGLRMLAEGGTAADAAVATAIALTVVEPVSNGIGSDAFAIVWDGERLHGLNASGRSPAAWTPEYFGGNGVPLVGWNSVTVPGAVSAWVELHTKFGRLPFERLFEPAISYGRNGFPVSPTIAEQWAAQVPLFESQPGFAAAFMPDGRAPKPGERVRLPEHAATLEKIAATNGEAFYRGNLAAQLEAHATANGGALRASDLAAHRADWVGTVSGTYRGYTVHEIPPNGQGIVALIALGILQYFEMSSLPVDSADSVHLQIEALKLAFADAQAYVSDIDHMAVRPEDLLDTEYLKQRAALIDRNRAKPASAGTPAGGTVYLTAADASGVMVSMIQSNYLGFGSGVVVPGTGISLQNRGAGFVANQGHPNQVGPNKRPYQTIIPGFVTKDGAPVMSFGVMGGPMQPQGHVQVLVRIADYGQNPQAACDGPRFRWVQGMQVSCEQGFPPSTLDELRRRGHDLLTVDDYNAFGSCQAIWRLDDGYLAASDPRRDGQAAAF
- a CDS encoding carboxymuconolactone decarboxylase family protein, with the protein product MDELRSKGLEKMNEVYGWEMPNIEGDPYFDLTVDHLFGSIWTRPGLSMRDKRLMTLTAVTAIGNRDLAEIQINAALLNGELSETELKEMAVFLTHYLGFPLGSALNGAVDAVVAKRKKAAAKGAGEDKKANVEGALKMHSGKNDG
- a CDS encoding alpha/beta hydrolase-fold protein, with protein sequence MMARMPDLSRRAVLSLGASAAIGAAGAFALDNLLHTRTTRSIPVSSASTQVPLAPPTAPLEPAPPGDPAPTMTTGAFTSAARGGISTNWAIARPPGQTKALRPVIALHGKGSDAATVMAGGVEQGLAQAVNAGLPPFAVVAVDGGGGYWHKRSSGEDSGAMVLSELIPMLDSQRLDTSRVAFLGWSMGGYGALLLGGRLGPARTAAICAVSPALWMSSGAAAPGAFDGPDDFAANSVFGMPALASIPIRIDCGDSDPFYDATKQFIAQLPNPPAGGFSPGGHNPAFWSSQLPAELTWLAPLLTG
- a CDS encoding DUF429 domain-containing protein, with protein sequence MYYAGVDLAWGIRNPTGIAVVDSDGCLVSAGAVRDDDEILAALRPYVQGDCAVGFDAPLVVNNRTGQRPAETALNRDFRRFEAGAHPANTGKPEFANGPRGARLAQALSLDMNPHSATVRRAIEVYPHAATVALFRLERTLKYKAKPGRTVERLKSELLLLMDGVERLAYTDVPMRVADHPDWVALRKQVTSAQRKSELRRAEDPVDAVVCAYVALYAQRCPARITIYGDLASGYIVTPSLPTDLTRQ
- a CDS encoding SDR family oxidoreductase → MRFENKVAIVTGSGGGIGQAYVEALAREGAAVVVADINVAGAEKVADGIVGEGGTALALQVDVSDPASAKEMADRTLAEFGGIDYLVNNAAIFGGMKLDFLITVDPEYYKKFMSVNLDGALWCTRAVYKKMAKRGGGAIVNQSSTAAWLYSNFYGLAKVGINGLTQQLATELGGQNIRINAIAPGPIDTEANRSTTPQEMVADIVKGIPLSRMGQPEDLVGMCLFLLSDEASWITGQIFNVDGGQIFRS
- a CDS encoding MarR family winged helix-turn-helix transcriptional regulator, with the protein product MSAVDAAKIWSLNYRVLLSVISCAEADICALGLESKELFLLAEIDEHPYPAELAAALSMPKATVTLYLKRLEAAGFVRREIDPADLRRHRLQPTPAGRQAAANGLALLSAEFDKRLGRLTAAQQKDLKNLLEKIL